The nucleotide sequence GCGCTGCTGCTCGGCTGGGGCGTGGACGTCCTGCTGCGCCGCGCGGACGAGCGGCACCGCGAGACCCCGCTGTGGGGGCTGCTGCGCCGCTGCCAGCCACCGCTCCTGGTCGTACTGCTCACTTCCTTGCTGCGCGGCACCTACCGCGCAGTCAAGTGGCAGGTCATCCAGGACCACCAGGCGCACATCGGGCAGCTGCTGACGCTGGTGCTGATCGGCGCGAGCGCCTGGCTGGTGGTGCGGATCGTGTCCGCCGTCGTCCAGTCCTCGTACACGCGCTACGCGTCGGCGACCCGCGACCCGGCCCGGGTGCGCCGGGTGCGGACCCAGGTGACGCTGATCATGCGGATCGTCACGGCGGTCGTGGTGATCGTGGCGGTCGCCGCGATCCTGCTCACCTTCCCCGGCATGCGCGCGATCGGTACGTCGATGCTGGCGTCGGCCGGGATCATCGGGATCGTCGCCGGTGTCGCCGCGCAGGCCACCCTCGGCAATCTCTTCGCCGGCTTCCAGATCGCCTTCGGCGACATGGTGCGGATCGGCGACACGGTCGTGGTGAACGGCGAGTGGGGTGTCGTCGAGGAGGTCACGCTGACCTTCCTCACCGTGCGGACCTGGGACGAGCGGCGCATCACGATGCCGGTGTCGTACTTCACCAGCCAGCCGTTCGAGAACTGGTCGCGCGGCGGGGTGCAGATGACCGGCACGGTCTTCTTCCAGCTGGATCACTCGGCCCCGGTGCCGCTGATGCGCGAGAAGCTGGAGGAGATCCTGCTCGGGTGCGAGGCGTGGGACGGCCGTACGTGGAGCCTGGCCGTCACGGACACGGGTCCGACGACGATCGAGGTGCGGGCGGTCGTCACGGCCAAGGACGCCGACGACATCTGGACGGTCCGCTGCGCGGTACGCGAGCAGCTGATCGCGTGGCTGGCGGAGGACCACCCGTACGCACTGCCGAGGGTCGCCATGGCGGCGGCGCCTGTGCCGTCCCCCGACGGCCAGTTCCCGTCGAACGGCGGACGCCCGCCGACACAGCGGGAGGGCCGCGAGGAACGCGAAAGCGTCGAGGCCCAGGCCCAGGCCCCGGACACGGGCCGCGGCTGAAGCGGGCGGCCGGGAGCTGACCTGGCCCGGCGCGGGATGAAGCCCGGCGTGCGAGACCCGGGCCCCATGCGGGGCCGGGTCAGCGCATGCTGCGGACGTCCAGGTGGCGTAGCACCTTGTCCACGACCTCCGGGTCGGCGCCCGGCTCGTTGCGGGCCGCCAGGATCTCGTGGCGGGCCGCCGACATCATGTCGCGCTGGACGCGCTGGAGCGTCTTCAGGTAGTCCTGCCGCTTGGCGAACCAATCGCGCCGCTCGTCGTCGACGACCAGCGGGCTGATCCGCGCCCCGATGTCGATCGCCGCGCGCGCCAGCCGCTCGCTGATCTCCTCGGGCAGTTCCTCGGCGGCGTCGATCTCCCTGAGCCTGCGCCGCGCCGCCCTGGCGGCCCGGATCGCCAGCGAGTGCTCCAGCTCCCGCTCGGCGTCCGTGTCGGCGCGTACGCCCAGCTTGCGCACCAGCCAGGGCAGCGTGAGCCCCTGGATGACGAGCGTGGCCATGATGACGACGAACGCGATGAAGACGATCTCGTCGCGCCCCGGGAACGGTTTGCCGTCGTCGGTCTTGAGCGGGATGGCGAGCGCCAGCGCGACGGAGGCGACACCGCGCATACCGGCCCACCACATGACGACCGTCTCGCGCCAGCCGACGGGGATGTCCTCGTCGTAGTCGCGCAGCTTGTGCAGTCGTTTGGCGAGCCAGGTGGCAGGCAGCAGATACAGCAGCCGTACCCCGACGACGACCACGACGACGGCGCCGCCCCAGCCCAGCATCTCCGCCATGTGACTGTCGGCGGTGCCGAGCGCGTTGTGCAGTTCGAGGCCGATGAGGCCGAAGGCGACGCCGGTGACGAGCGTGTCGACGATCTCCCAGAACGAGTTGCCCGCGAGCCGTCCCATCACGTCGTCGGCGTCCGCCGTGTGCTCGGCGAGGAACAGCGCGACGGTGAGCACGGCCAGCACACCGGAGCCGCTCAGCTCCTCGGCGAGGACGTAGCTGATGAACGGCACCAGCAGCGTGAGGCCGATCTGCAGGGTCGCGTCGCCGAGCAGTGCCATGAGCTTGTTGGAGACCCAGCCCAAAACGAGCCCGACGGCGACGGCCACCACGGCGGAGAGCACCAGCGACCCCACGGCGTGCGGCCACGAGAAGCTGCCGCTGACGGCCGCGAGGACCGCCACGTGGTAGAGCACGATCGCGGTGACGTCGTTGAAGAGCCCCTCGCCCTCCAGGATCGACACGAGCCGGCGCGGCAGCCCCAGCGATCCGGCGACGGCGGTCGCCGCGACCGGGTCGGGCGGCGCGACGAGCGCGCCCAGCGCGACGGCGGCGGCGATCGGCAGTCCCGGTACGACGGAGCCGGCGACCGCGGCGACCGCAGCCGTCGTGACGAACACCAGCGCGACGGCGAGCAGGAAGATGGGGCGTCTGTTGGCGGCGAACTGCCGCCAGGAGGTGCGCTGCACGGCCGCGTACAGCAGCGGCGGAAGCAGCACCGGCAGGATGAAGTCCGGCGGCACCTCGACGTTCGGCACGAACGGCAGCAGGGCGAGGACGACCCCGAGCAGGGTCATCAGGACCGGCGGCGGCAGTCCGATGCGCTCGCCGACCGGCACCATGACCACCGCACCGAGCAACAGCGCGAAGAGCAACGCCAACTGGTCCACGGGTGCGTCCTCCGGCGGTCGACAGCCGCCACAGAGGTTGGGGCGGGGATCGGACGATCAAGACACCAGAGTGCCATGTGCTCCGACCGGCGCTTTTACAGCCCCCGCCGCATCGACCGGTGGGCGATGCCCGCGTCCTGGAACTCGGGTCCGTACGGCTCGTAGCCCAGCTTCTGGTAGAAGCCCATGGCGTGCGTCTGGGCGTGCAGGTCGACGGCGGTCAGACCGCGCTCGCGCGCCGCGTCCTCGATGGCCCGCACCAGCGCCGCGCCGACGCCCAGACCGCGGGCGGCCTTGGTCACCGCGAGCCGGCCGAGCGAGCCGACGCCGGGCGCTCCGCCGGTGCTGCCGGCCGCGTCGGCGCCGTACAGCAGTCGTCCGGTGCCCAGCGGCAGCCCGTCGTCGCGGACCGCGAGTACGTGGACGGCCGTCTCGTCGTGCCTGTCGTACTCGATGTCCTCGGGCACCCGCTGCTCGGCGACGAAGACGTCCTTGCGGATGCCGAAGCACGCCTCACGGTCGGCCGGGTCGACCGCGACCCGTATCCGGTACGCGGCGCCGCCCGCCGCTGCCTCGGTCATGCGTTGCTCTCCGCCCTCACCTTGTCCAGCGCACCCTGCAGATCGGCGGGGTACGTGCTCTCGAATTCCACCCAGCGCCCGTCCGAGGGGTGCTCGAAGCCGAGGCGCACCGCGTGCAGCCACTGCCTGGTCAGGCCGAGGCGCTTGGACAGGGTCGGGTCGGCGCCGTAGGTCAGGTCGCCCACGCAGGGGTGCCGGTGGGCCGACATGTGCACGCGGATCTGGTGCGTACGGCCCGTCTCCAGCTTGATGTCCAGCAGCGAGGCCGACCGGAACGCCTCGATCAGGTCGTAGTGCGTCACGGACGGCTTGCCGTCGGCGGTGACCGCCCACTTGTAGTCGTGGTGCGGGTGCCGGCCGATGGGGGCGTCGATGGTCCCGCTCATCGGGTCCGGGTGTCCCTGCACCAGCGCGTGGTAGCGCTTGTCGACGACGCGCTCCTTGAACTGGGCCTTCAGCAGCGTGTACGCACGCTCCGACTTGGCCACCACCATCAGCCCGGAGGTGCCGACGTCCAGCCGGTGCACGATGCCCTGGCGCTCGGCCGCGCCGGAGGTCGAGATACGGAATCCGGCGGCGGCCAGGCCGCCGATGACGGTGGTGCCCGTCCAGCCGGGGCTGGGATGGGCCGCGACTCCGACCGGCTTGACGATCACGACGATGTCGTCGTCGTCATGGACGATCTCCATGCCCTCGACCGGCTCGGCGACGATCCGCACCGGCACCGCGGGGGCCGGCATCTCCACTTCGAGCCAGGCGCCGCCGTTCACCCGCTCGGACTTCCCGACGACGGAGCCGTCGACCTGGACCTTCCCTGAGGCGGCCAGCTCGGCCGCCTTCGTACGGGAGAACCCGAACATACGGGCTATGGCGGCGTCGACGCGCTCGCCTTCCAGTCCATCGGGCACGGGCAGCGTTCTGATCTCGGGGAAGCTCACCCGTCGAGTATGCCTTGTCAGTCCTTGTGGACTGTCCCGTCCGGGTCCAGGCCCCGGAAGGACAGGATCACGATGAGGACGCCGCCGCAGCAGATCGCGGAGTCGGCGAGATTGAACACGGCGAAGTGCCAGGGCGCGATGAAGTCGACGACCGCGCCCTGGAAGACGGAG is from Streptomyces sp. NBC_00370 and encodes:
- a CDS encoding mechanosensitive ion channel family protein — encoded protein: MENVLRPLAVIGGSVVLALLLGWGVDVLLRRADERHRETPLWGLLRRCQPPLLVVLLTSLLRGTYRAVKWQVIQDHQAHIGQLLTLVLIGASAWLVVRIVSAVVQSSYTRYASATRDPARVRRVRTQVTLIMRIVTAVVVIVAVAAILLTFPGMRAIGTSMLASAGIIGIVAGVAAQATLGNLFAGFQIAFGDMVRIGDTVVVNGEWGVVEEVTLTFLTVRTWDERRITMPVSYFTSQPFENWSRGGVQMTGTVFFQLDHSAPVPLMREKLEEILLGCEAWDGRTWSLAVTDTGPTTIEVRAVVTAKDADDIWTVRCAVREQLIAWLAEDHPYALPRVAMAAAPVPSPDGQFPSNGGRPPTQREGREERESVEAQAQAPDTGRG
- a CDS encoding Na+/H+ antiporter, coding for MDQLALLFALLLGAVVMVPVGERIGLPPPVLMTLLGVVLALLPFVPNVEVPPDFILPVLLPPLLYAAVQRTSWRQFAANRRPIFLLAVALVFVTTAAVAAVAGSVVPGLPIAAAVALGALVAPPDPVAATAVAGSLGLPRRLVSILEGEGLFNDVTAIVLYHVAVLAAVSGSFSWPHAVGSLVLSAVVAVAVGLVLGWVSNKLMALLGDATLQIGLTLLVPFISYVLAEELSGSGVLAVLTVALFLAEHTADADDVMGRLAGNSFWEIVDTLVTGVAFGLIGLELHNALGTADSHMAEMLGWGGAVVVVVVGVRLLYLLPATWLAKRLHKLRDYDEDIPVGWRETVVMWWAGMRGVASVALALAIPLKTDDGKPFPGRDEIVFIAFVVIMATLVIQGLTLPWLVRKLGVRADTDAERELEHSLAIRAARAARRRLREIDAAEELPEEISERLARAAIDIGARISPLVVDDERRDWFAKRQDYLKTLQRVQRDMMSAARHEILAARNEPGADPEVVDKVLRHLDVRSMR
- a CDS encoding GNAT family N-acetyltransferase; the encoded protein is MTEAAAGGAAYRIRVAVDPADREACFGIRKDVFVAEQRVPEDIEYDRHDETAVHVLAVRDDGLPLGTGRLLYGADAAGSTGGAPGVGSLGRLAVTKAARGLGVGAALVRAIEDAARERGLTAVDLHAQTHAMGFYQKLGYEPYGPEFQDAGIAHRSMRRGL
- a CDS encoding RluA family pseudouridine synthase; its protein translation is MSFPEIRTLPVPDGLEGERVDAAIARMFGFSRTKAAELAASGKVQVDGSVVGKSERVNGGAWLEVEMPAPAVPVRIVAEPVEGMEIVHDDDDIVVIVKPVGVAAHPSPGWTGTTVIGGLAAAGFRISTSGAAERQGIVHRLDVGTSGLMVVAKSERAYTLLKAQFKERVVDKRYHALVQGHPDPMSGTIDAPIGRHPHHDYKWAVTADGKPSVTHYDLIEAFRSASLLDIKLETGRTHQIRVHMSAHRHPCVGDLTYGADPTLSKRLGLTRQWLHAVRLGFEHPSDGRWVEFESTYPADLQGALDKVRAESNA